From a region of the Toxotes jaculatrix isolate fToxJac2 chromosome 7, fToxJac2.pri, whole genome shotgun sequence genome:
- the mtmr3 gene encoding myotubularin-related protein 3 isoform X1, with protein sequence MEEEGQHSMECIQANQIFPKKSPVLEEENMQVPFPQLHGEFTEYVGRAEDAIVAMSNYRLHIKFKESVVNSCCCEVSVPLQLIECVECRDMFQLHVTCKDCKVVRCQFSTFEQCQEWLKRLNVVVRPPSRLEDLFSFAFHAWCMDVYAGEKEQHGELCRPGEHVTSWFKNEVERMGFDTQNAWRISDINSKFRLCPSYPQQLLVPAWITDKELENVAAFRSWKRFPAVVYRHLSTGAVIARCGQPEVSWWGWRNADDEHLVQSIAKACAVDSSSRKHLPNGTYTNGSDLPDTDFESSMSNSSEVETLVIQPHKLLILDARSYAAAVANRAKGGGCECPEYYPNCEVVFMGMANIHSIRKSFQSLRFLCTQMPDPANWLSALESTKWLQHLSLLLKAALLVVNAVDRDHRPVLVHCSDGWDRTPQIVALSKLLLDPYYRTIEGFQVLVETEWLDFGHKFADRCGHGENSEDLNERCPVFLQWLDCVHQLQRQFPCSFEFNEAFLVKLVQHTYSCLFGTFLCNSGKEREDRHVQERTCSVWSLLRPANRTLRNMLYSSHSETVLHPVCHVRNLMLWTAVYLPSSSPTTPSDDSCAPYPVPGANPEDAPLGRCTKTRSFDNLPSACELGSSLAPNRRSSDPSLNEKWQDHRRSLELNMAVGPEGGGNQDQEVRSNGVGPYPDGVDSELDDSPQPRGSHAELGQGASANPATTGDNAEEAELSVAVGVAEGQMENILQEATKEEAGVDQREGSAAVTRVINAADTEVESESKAEDEDECAKVNGTEMQSEAFANGLRPENGLMEPEEEGESVPLPTQTAEELDRQAAEVTQTPEDLVKQDGENSPVPPEAAHGPNECGSGGPEQPAAHRTITNGFVDRSPEEPGVDEETCPDSESDRGVSEPVEQVDKRASLMESSTETLTEEACSRLELPAQPPVCLSRQPCSDGRSQPPCSRKEKGLEAGEHGFIRTLNGGTKRPSVSAFQSMSADLNRDGLCNGDVSDGEPCGGPHWAKGNGERVPLSRQMSLASCNSLILHPRGSCSQHRWCHAPLGRAAISPEQPSRSHLDDDGLTLHTDAIQQRLRQIEAGHQMEVETLKKQVQELWSRLENQQHTGSHRINGDMGDEVTSMTDSEYNLDPNCLSRCSTELFSEASWEQVDKQDTEVTRWYPDHLAAQCYGCESRFWLATRRHHCSGREPVQEVWNCGNVFCASCCDQKIPVPSQQLFEPSRVCKTCYSSLQLSSVPLDLELEKPITASSN encoded by the exons GTGCCCTTCCCTCAGCTGCACGGGGAGTTCACAGAGTATGTGGGGAGAGCAGAGGATGCCATCGTCGCGATGTCCAACTACCGCCTACACATCAAGTTCAAAGAGTCTGTTGTCAAC AGTTGTTGTTGTGAGGTGTCA GTCCCTCTTCAGCTAATAGAGTGCGTGGAGTGTCGGGATATGTTCCAGCTCCATGTCACCTGTAAGGACTGCAAAGTCGTCAG GTGTCAGTTCTCCACCTTCGAGCAGTGTCAGGAATGGCTGAAACGCCTGAACGTGGTAGTTCGCCCTCCCTCTCGCCTGGAGGACCTCTTCTCCTTCGCCTTCCACGCCTGGTGCATGGATGTGTACGCCGGAGAGAAGGAGCAGCACGGCGAGCTGTGCAGACCAG GCGAACACGTGACCTCCTGGTTCAAGAACGAGGTGGAGAGGATGGGCTTTGACACTCAAAACGCCTGGAGGATATCTGACATCAACAGCAAGTTCCG ACTGTGCCCCAGCTAtcctcagcagctcctggtGCCAGCCTGGATCACTGACAAGGAGTTGGAAAACGTGGCAGCCTTCCGCTCCTGGAAGAGGTTTCCTGCTGTGGTTTAtag GCACCTGAGCACAGGAGCTGTGATCGCCCGCTGCGGTCAGCCAGAGGTCAGCTGGTGGGGCTGGAGGAACGCTGATGACGAACACCTGGTCCAGTCCATCGCCAAGGCCTGCGCCGTGGACAGCAGCTCACGCAAACACCTCCCCAACGGCACCTACACCAACGGCTCCGACCTGCCTGATACAGACTTTG aaTCCTCCATGTCCAACAGCTCAGAGGTGGAGACGTTGGTCATCCAGCCCCACAAGTTACTCATCCTGGATGCCAGATCCTACGCTGCTGCTGTAGCAAACAGGGCCAAGGGGGGAGGCTGTGAATGCCCAG aGTACTATCCCAACTGCGAGGTGGTGTTTATGGGCATGGCCAACATCCACTCCATCCGCAAGAGTTTCCAGTCTCTGCGTTTCCTCTGCACTCAGATGCCTGATCCAGccaa CTGGCTTTCTGCACTGGAGAGCACCAAGTGGCTGCAGcacctgtccctgctgctgaagGCGGCGCTGCTTGTGGTCAACGCCGTGGATCGAGACCACAGGCCCGTCCTGGTGCACTGCTCTGACGGCTGGGACCGCACGCCTCAGATCGTTGCTTTGTCCAAACTGTTGCTGGACCCTTACTACCGCACTATTGAG GGCTTCCAGGTTTTGGTGGAGACCGAGTGGCTGGACTTCGGCCATAAGTTTGCAGACCGCTGCGGCCATGGAGAAAACTCTGAGGATCTGAACGAGCGCTGCCCTGTCTTCCTGCAGTGGCTggactgtgttcaccagctgcagAGGCAGTTTCCCTGCTCCTTTGAGTTTAATGAGGCCTTTCTG gtgaagcTGGTGCAGCACACCTACTCCTGTCTGTTTGGCACGTTCCTGTGTAACAGCggcaaagagagggaggacCGCCATGTTCAGGAGAGGACCTGCTCGGTGTGGTCGCTGCTGAGACCGGCCAACCGCACACTGAGGAACATGCTGTACTCCTCACACTCCGAGACC GTTCTCCACCCGGTCTGTCATGTGCGCAACCTGATGCTGTGGACGGCAGTCTACCTGCCCAgctcctcccccaccaccccctccgATGACTCCTGCGCCCCCTACCCTGTGCCCGGTGCCAACCCGGAGGATGCACCACTGGGCAG ATGTACGAAGACTCGCTCCTTTGACAACTTGCCCAGTGCATGCGAACTGGGAAGCTCCCTGGCTCCTAACCGCCGCTCCAGTGACCCGAGCCTCAATGAGAAGTGGCAGGACCACCGGCGCTCTCTGGAGCTCAACATGGCAGTGGGGCCTGAAGGAGGGGGGAATCAGGATCAGGAGGTGCGGTCTAATGGAGTGGGGCCTTACCCAGACGGAGTGGACTCCGAGCTGGACGACAGCCCGCAGCCCCGGGGCTCACACGCTGAGCTTGGACAGGGAGCCTCTGCGAACCCAGCAACAACAGGAGACAACGCAGAGGAGGCTGAGCTCTCAGTGGCAGTGGGCGTGGCCGAGGGCCAAATGGAGAACATTCTTCAGGAAGCCACAAAGGAGGAGGCGGGAGTGgatcagagagagggaagtgcTGCTGTCACCCGTGTCATTAATGCTGCTGACACAGAGGTGGAGAGCGAATCAAAAGCTGAGGACGAGGACGAGTGTGCTAAGGTCAACGGGACTGAGATGCAGAGTGAAGCATTTGCTAATGGTCTCCGTCCAGAAAACGGCTTAATGGAGCCTGAGGAGGAAGGTGAGTCTGTTCCTCTgcccacacagacagcagaggagctggATCGGCAGGCGGCTGAGGTGACTCAGACACCAGAGGATCTGGTGAAGCAGGACGGTGAAAACTCGCCTGTACCACCGGAGGCTGCACATGGACCCAATGAGTGTGGCTCAGGTGGGCCAGAGCAGCCTGCAGCCCACAGAACTATAACTAATGGCTTTGTGGACAGGTCACCTGAAGAGCCAGGTGTGGATGAGGAGACCTGCCCTGACTCTGAATCTGACCGCGGTGTCTCTGAGCCGGTGGAGCAGGTGGATAAGAGGGCCTCGCTGATGGAAAGCTCCACAGAGACTTTAACTGAAGAGGCCTGCAGCAGGTTGGAGCTCCCAGCACAGCCGCCTGTTTGTCTGAGCCGTCAGCCCTGCAGTGACGGCAGGAGCCAGCCGCCCTGCTCCAGGAAAGAGAAAGGGCTAGAGGCAGGCGAGCACGGCTTTATCAGAACTTTAAACGGGGGCACCAAGCGACCCTCTGTCAGTGCCTTTCAGTCTATGAGTGCTGACCTCAACAGGGACGGGCTTTGTAACGGCGACGTTTCTGACGGGGAGCCCTGCGGAGGTCCCCACTGGGCCAAAGGGAATGGGGAGCGGGTCCCTCTGAGTCGACAGATGTCCCTAGCAAGTTGTAACTCCCTGATCCTCCATCCTCGGGGCAGTTGCTCCCAGCACCGCTGGTGTCACGCCCCGCTGGGCCGGGCCGCCATCAGCCCAGAGCAGCCGTCACGCAGTCACCTGGACGACGACGGGCTGACGCTGCACACCGATGCCATCCAGCAGAGGCTGAGGCAGATCGAAGCCGGACACCAGATGGAGGTGGAGACTCTGAAGAAGCAGGTGCAGGAGCTGTGGAGCCGCCTGGAGAATCAGCAGCACACTGGCTCCCACAGGATCAACGGAGACATGGGAGACGAAGTG ACCTCAATGACAGACTCGGAATACAACCTGGACCCCAACTGTTTGTCTCGCTGCAGCACAGAGCTCTTCTCAGAGGCCAGCTGGGAGCAGGTGGACAAGCAGGACACTGAG GTGACCCGCTGGTACCCCGACCATTTGGCAGCCCAGTGTTACGGCTGTGAGAGCAGGTTCTGGCTCGCCACCAGGAGGCATCACTGCAG TGGCAGGGAGCCTGTCCAGGAGGTCTG GAACTGCGGTAACGTGTTCTGCGCCAGCTGTTGCGACCAGAAGATCCCAGTGCCAagccagcagctgtttgagcCCAGCCGCGTCTGTAAGACCTGCTACAGCAGCCTCCAGCTCAGCTCGGTGCCCCTGGACCTGGAGCTGGAGAAACCCATCACAGCCAGCTCCAACTGA
- the mtmr3 gene encoding myotubularin-related protein 3 isoform X3, which yields MEEEGQHSMECIQANQIFPKKSPVLEEENMQVPFPQLHGEFTEYVGRAEDAIVAMSNYRLHIKFKESVVNSCCCEVSVPLQLIECVECRDMFQLHVTCKDCKVVRCQFSTFEQCQEWLKRLNVVVRPPSRLEDLFSFAFHAWCMDVYAGEKEQHGELCRPGEHVTSWFKNEVERMGFDTQNAWRISDINSKFRLCPSYPQQLLVPAWITDKELENVAAFRSWKRFPAVVYRHLSTGAVIARCGQPEVSWWGWRNADDEHLVQSIAKACAVDSSSRKHLPNGTYTNGSDLPDTDFESSMSNSSEVETLVIQPHKLLILDARSYAAAVANRAKGGGCECPEYYPNCEVVFMGMANIHSIRKSFQSLRFLCTQMPDPANWLSALESTKWLQHLSLLLKAALLVVNAVDRDHRPVLVHCSDGWDRTPQIVALSKLLLDPYYRTIEGFQVLVETEWLDFGHKFADRCGHGENSEDLNERCPVFLQWLDCVHQLQRQFPCSFEFNEAFLVKLVQHTYSCLFGTFLCNSGKEREDRHVQERTCSVWSLLRPANRTLRNMLYSSHSETVLHPVCHVRNLMLWTAVYLPSSSPTTPSDDSCAPYPVPGANPEDAPLGRCTKTRSFDNLPSACELGSSLAPNRRSSDPSLNEKWQDHRRSLELNMAVGPEGGGNQDQEVRSNGVGPYPDGVDSELDDSPQPRGSHAELGQGASANPATTGDNAEEAELSVAVGVAEGQMENILQEATKEEAGVDQREGSAAVTRVINAADTEVESESKAEDEDECAKVNGTEMQSEAFANGLRPENGLMEPEEEGESVPLPTQTAEELDRQAAEVTQTPEDLVKQDGENSPVPPEAAHGPNECGSGGPEQPAAHRTITNGFVDRSPEEPGVDEETCPDSESDRGVSEPVEQVDKRASLMESSTETLTEEACSRLELPAQPPVCLSRQPCSDGRSQPPCSRKEKGLEAGEHGFIRTLNGGTKRPSVSAFQSMSADLNRDGLCNGDVSDGEPCGGPHWAKGNGERVPLSRQMSLASCNSLILHPRGSCSQHRWCHAPLGRAAISPEQPSRSHLDDDGLTLHTDAIQQRLRQIEAGHQMEVETLKKQVQELWSRLENQQHTGSHRINGDMGDEVTSMTDSEYNLDPNCLSRCSTELFSEASWEQVDKQDTEVTRWYPDHLAAQCYGCESRFWLATRRHHCRNCGNVFCASCCDQKIPVPSQQLFEPSRVCKTCYSSLQLSSVPLDLELEKPITASSN from the exons GTGCCCTTCCCTCAGCTGCACGGGGAGTTCACAGAGTATGTGGGGAGAGCAGAGGATGCCATCGTCGCGATGTCCAACTACCGCCTACACATCAAGTTCAAAGAGTCTGTTGTCAAC AGTTGTTGTTGTGAGGTGTCA GTCCCTCTTCAGCTAATAGAGTGCGTGGAGTGTCGGGATATGTTCCAGCTCCATGTCACCTGTAAGGACTGCAAAGTCGTCAG GTGTCAGTTCTCCACCTTCGAGCAGTGTCAGGAATGGCTGAAACGCCTGAACGTGGTAGTTCGCCCTCCCTCTCGCCTGGAGGACCTCTTCTCCTTCGCCTTCCACGCCTGGTGCATGGATGTGTACGCCGGAGAGAAGGAGCAGCACGGCGAGCTGTGCAGACCAG GCGAACACGTGACCTCCTGGTTCAAGAACGAGGTGGAGAGGATGGGCTTTGACACTCAAAACGCCTGGAGGATATCTGACATCAACAGCAAGTTCCG ACTGTGCCCCAGCTAtcctcagcagctcctggtGCCAGCCTGGATCACTGACAAGGAGTTGGAAAACGTGGCAGCCTTCCGCTCCTGGAAGAGGTTTCCTGCTGTGGTTTAtag GCACCTGAGCACAGGAGCTGTGATCGCCCGCTGCGGTCAGCCAGAGGTCAGCTGGTGGGGCTGGAGGAACGCTGATGACGAACACCTGGTCCAGTCCATCGCCAAGGCCTGCGCCGTGGACAGCAGCTCACGCAAACACCTCCCCAACGGCACCTACACCAACGGCTCCGACCTGCCTGATACAGACTTTG aaTCCTCCATGTCCAACAGCTCAGAGGTGGAGACGTTGGTCATCCAGCCCCACAAGTTACTCATCCTGGATGCCAGATCCTACGCTGCTGCTGTAGCAAACAGGGCCAAGGGGGGAGGCTGTGAATGCCCAG aGTACTATCCCAACTGCGAGGTGGTGTTTATGGGCATGGCCAACATCCACTCCATCCGCAAGAGTTTCCAGTCTCTGCGTTTCCTCTGCACTCAGATGCCTGATCCAGccaa CTGGCTTTCTGCACTGGAGAGCACCAAGTGGCTGCAGcacctgtccctgctgctgaagGCGGCGCTGCTTGTGGTCAACGCCGTGGATCGAGACCACAGGCCCGTCCTGGTGCACTGCTCTGACGGCTGGGACCGCACGCCTCAGATCGTTGCTTTGTCCAAACTGTTGCTGGACCCTTACTACCGCACTATTGAG GGCTTCCAGGTTTTGGTGGAGACCGAGTGGCTGGACTTCGGCCATAAGTTTGCAGACCGCTGCGGCCATGGAGAAAACTCTGAGGATCTGAACGAGCGCTGCCCTGTCTTCCTGCAGTGGCTggactgtgttcaccagctgcagAGGCAGTTTCCCTGCTCCTTTGAGTTTAATGAGGCCTTTCTG gtgaagcTGGTGCAGCACACCTACTCCTGTCTGTTTGGCACGTTCCTGTGTAACAGCggcaaagagagggaggacCGCCATGTTCAGGAGAGGACCTGCTCGGTGTGGTCGCTGCTGAGACCGGCCAACCGCACACTGAGGAACATGCTGTACTCCTCACACTCCGAGACC GTTCTCCACCCGGTCTGTCATGTGCGCAACCTGATGCTGTGGACGGCAGTCTACCTGCCCAgctcctcccccaccaccccctccgATGACTCCTGCGCCCCCTACCCTGTGCCCGGTGCCAACCCGGAGGATGCACCACTGGGCAG ATGTACGAAGACTCGCTCCTTTGACAACTTGCCCAGTGCATGCGAACTGGGAAGCTCCCTGGCTCCTAACCGCCGCTCCAGTGACCCGAGCCTCAATGAGAAGTGGCAGGACCACCGGCGCTCTCTGGAGCTCAACATGGCAGTGGGGCCTGAAGGAGGGGGGAATCAGGATCAGGAGGTGCGGTCTAATGGAGTGGGGCCTTACCCAGACGGAGTGGACTCCGAGCTGGACGACAGCCCGCAGCCCCGGGGCTCACACGCTGAGCTTGGACAGGGAGCCTCTGCGAACCCAGCAACAACAGGAGACAACGCAGAGGAGGCTGAGCTCTCAGTGGCAGTGGGCGTGGCCGAGGGCCAAATGGAGAACATTCTTCAGGAAGCCACAAAGGAGGAGGCGGGAGTGgatcagagagagggaagtgcTGCTGTCACCCGTGTCATTAATGCTGCTGACACAGAGGTGGAGAGCGAATCAAAAGCTGAGGACGAGGACGAGTGTGCTAAGGTCAACGGGACTGAGATGCAGAGTGAAGCATTTGCTAATGGTCTCCGTCCAGAAAACGGCTTAATGGAGCCTGAGGAGGAAGGTGAGTCTGTTCCTCTgcccacacagacagcagaggagctggATCGGCAGGCGGCTGAGGTGACTCAGACACCAGAGGATCTGGTGAAGCAGGACGGTGAAAACTCGCCTGTACCACCGGAGGCTGCACATGGACCCAATGAGTGTGGCTCAGGTGGGCCAGAGCAGCCTGCAGCCCACAGAACTATAACTAATGGCTTTGTGGACAGGTCACCTGAAGAGCCAGGTGTGGATGAGGAGACCTGCCCTGACTCTGAATCTGACCGCGGTGTCTCTGAGCCGGTGGAGCAGGTGGATAAGAGGGCCTCGCTGATGGAAAGCTCCACAGAGACTTTAACTGAAGAGGCCTGCAGCAGGTTGGAGCTCCCAGCACAGCCGCCTGTTTGTCTGAGCCGTCAGCCCTGCAGTGACGGCAGGAGCCAGCCGCCCTGCTCCAGGAAAGAGAAAGGGCTAGAGGCAGGCGAGCACGGCTTTATCAGAACTTTAAACGGGGGCACCAAGCGACCCTCTGTCAGTGCCTTTCAGTCTATGAGTGCTGACCTCAACAGGGACGGGCTTTGTAACGGCGACGTTTCTGACGGGGAGCCCTGCGGAGGTCCCCACTGGGCCAAAGGGAATGGGGAGCGGGTCCCTCTGAGTCGACAGATGTCCCTAGCAAGTTGTAACTCCCTGATCCTCCATCCTCGGGGCAGTTGCTCCCAGCACCGCTGGTGTCACGCCCCGCTGGGCCGGGCCGCCATCAGCCCAGAGCAGCCGTCACGCAGTCACCTGGACGACGACGGGCTGACGCTGCACACCGATGCCATCCAGCAGAGGCTGAGGCAGATCGAAGCCGGACACCAGATGGAGGTGGAGACTCTGAAGAAGCAGGTGCAGGAGCTGTGGAGCCGCCTGGAGAATCAGCAGCACACTGGCTCCCACAGGATCAACGGAGACATGGGAGACGAAGTG ACCTCAATGACAGACTCGGAATACAACCTGGACCCCAACTGTTTGTCTCGCTGCAGCACAGAGCTCTTCTCAGAGGCCAGCTGGGAGCAGGTGGACAAGCAGGACACTGAG GTGACCCGCTGGTACCCCGACCATTTGGCAGCCCAGTGTTACGGCTGTGAGAGCAGGTTCTGGCTCGCCACCAGGAGGCATCACTGCAG GAACTGCGGTAACGTGTTCTGCGCCAGCTGTTGCGACCAGAAGATCCCAGTGCCAagccagcagctgtttgagcCCAGCCGCGTCTGTAAGACCTGCTACAGCAGCCTCCAGCTCAGCTCGGTGCCCCTGGACCTGGAGCTGGAGAAACCCATCACAGCCAGCTCCAACTGA
- the mtmr3 gene encoding myotubularin-related protein 3 isoform X2, translating into MEEEGQHSMECIQANQIFPKKSPVLEEENMQVPFPQLHGEFTEYVGRAEDAIVAMSNYRLHIKFKESVVNVPLQLIECVECRDMFQLHVTCKDCKVVRCQFSTFEQCQEWLKRLNVVVRPPSRLEDLFSFAFHAWCMDVYAGEKEQHGELCRPGEHVTSWFKNEVERMGFDTQNAWRISDINSKFRLCPSYPQQLLVPAWITDKELENVAAFRSWKRFPAVVYRHLSTGAVIARCGQPEVSWWGWRNADDEHLVQSIAKACAVDSSSRKHLPNGTYTNGSDLPDTDFESSMSNSSEVETLVIQPHKLLILDARSYAAAVANRAKGGGCECPEYYPNCEVVFMGMANIHSIRKSFQSLRFLCTQMPDPANWLSALESTKWLQHLSLLLKAALLVVNAVDRDHRPVLVHCSDGWDRTPQIVALSKLLLDPYYRTIEGFQVLVETEWLDFGHKFADRCGHGENSEDLNERCPVFLQWLDCVHQLQRQFPCSFEFNEAFLVKLVQHTYSCLFGTFLCNSGKEREDRHVQERTCSVWSLLRPANRTLRNMLYSSHSETVLHPVCHVRNLMLWTAVYLPSSSPTTPSDDSCAPYPVPGANPEDAPLGRCTKTRSFDNLPSACELGSSLAPNRRSSDPSLNEKWQDHRRSLELNMAVGPEGGGNQDQEVRSNGVGPYPDGVDSELDDSPQPRGSHAELGQGASANPATTGDNAEEAELSVAVGVAEGQMENILQEATKEEAGVDQREGSAAVTRVINAADTEVESESKAEDEDECAKVNGTEMQSEAFANGLRPENGLMEPEEEGESVPLPTQTAEELDRQAAEVTQTPEDLVKQDGENSPVPPEAAHGPNECGSGGPEQPAAHRTITNGFVDRSPEEPGVDEETCPDSESDRGVSEPVEQVDKRASLMESSTETLTEEACSRLELPAQPPVCLSRQPCSDGRSQPPCSRKEKGLEAGEHGFIRTLNGGTKRPSVSAFQSMSADLNRDGLCNGDVSDGEPCGGPHWAKGNGERVPLSRQMSLASCNSLILHPRGSCSQHRWCHAPLGRAAISPEQPSRSHLDDDGLTLHTDAIQQRLRQIEAGHQMEVETLKKQVQELWSRLENQQHTGSHRINGDMGDEVTSMTDSEYNLDPNCLSRCSTELFSEASWEQVDKQDTEVTRWYPDHLAAQCYGCESRFWLATRRHHCSGREPVQEVWNCGNVFCASCCDQKIPVPSQQLFEPSRVCKTCYSSLQLSSVPLDLELEKPITASSN; encoded by the exons GTGCCCTTCCCTCAGCTGCACGGGGAGTTCACAGAGTATGTGGGGAGAGCAGAGGATGCCATCGTCGCGATGTCCAACTACCGCCTACACATCAAGTTCAAAGAGTCTGTTGTCAAC GTCCCTCTTCAGCTAATAGAGTGCGTGGAGTGTCGGGATATGTTCCAGCTCCATGTCACCTGTAAGGACTGCAAAGTCGTCAG GTGTCAGTTCTCCACCTTCGAGCAGTGTCAGGAATGGCTGAAACGCCTGAACGTGGTAGTTCGCCCTCCCTCTCGCCTGGAGGACCTCTTCTCCTTCGCCTTCCACGCCTGGTGCATGGATGTGTACGCCGGAGAGAAGGAGCAGCACGGCGAGCTGTGCAGACCAG GCGAACACGTGACCTCCTGGTTCAAGAACGAGGTGGAGAGGATGGGCTTTGACACTCAAAACGCCTGGAGGATATCTGACATCAACAGCAAGTTCCG ACTGTGCCCCAGCTAtcctcagcagctcctggtGCCAGCCTGGATCACTGACAAGGAGTTGGAAAACGTGGCAGCCTTCCGCTCCTGGAAGAGGTTTCCTGCTGTGGTTTAtag GCACCTGAGCACAGGAGCTGTGATCGCCCGCTGCGGTCAGCCAGAGGTCAGCTGGTGGGGCTGGAGGAACGCTGATGACGAACACCTGGTCCAGTCCATCGCCAAGGCCTGCGCCGTGGACAGCAGCTCACGCAAACACCTCCCCAACGGCACCTACACCAACGGCTCCGACCTGCCTGATACAGACTTTG aaTCCTCCATGTCCAACAGCTCAGAGGTGGAGACGTTGGTCATCCAGCCCCACAAGTTACTCATCCTGGATGCCAGATCCTACGCTGCTGCTGTAGCAAACAGGGCCAAGGGGGGAGGCTGTGAATGCCCAG aGTACTATCCCAACTGCGAGGTGGTGTTTATGGGCATGGCCAACATCCACTCCATCCGCAAGAGTTTCCAGTCTCTGCGTTTCCTCTGCACTCAGATGCCTGATCCAGccaa CTGGCTTTCTGCACTGGAGAGCACCAAGTGGCTGCAGcacctgtccctgctgctgaagGCGGCGCTGCTTGTGGTCAACGCCGTGGATCGAGACCACAGGCCCGTCCTGGTGCACTGCTCTGACGGCTGGGACCGCACGCCTCAGATCGTTGCTTTGTCCAAACTGTTGCTGGACCCTTACTACCGCACTATTGAG GGCTTCCAGGTTTTGGTGGAGACCGAGTGGCTGGACTTCGGCCATAAGTTTGCAGACCGCTGCGGCCATGGAGAAAACTCTGAGGATCTGAACGAGCGCTGCCCTGTCTTCCTGCAGTGGCTggactgtgttcaccagctgcagAGGCAGTTTCCCTGCTCCTTTGAGTTTAATGAGGCCTTTCTG gtgaagcTGGTGCAGCACACCTACTCCTGTCTGTTTGGCACGTTCCTGTGTAACAGCggcaaagagagggaggacCGCCATGTTCAGGAGAGGACCTGCTCGGTGTGGTCGCTGCTGAGACCGGCCAACCGCACACTGAGGAACATGCTGTACTCCTCACACTCCGAGACC GTTCTCCACCCGGTCTGTCATGTGCGCAACCTGATGCTGTGGACGGCAGTCTACCTGCCCAgctcctcccccaccaccccctccgATGACTCCTGCGCCCCCTACCCTGTGCCCGGTGCCAACCCGGAGGATGCACCACTGGGCAG ATGTACGAAGACTCGCTCCTTTGACAACTTGCCCAGTGCATGCGAACTGGGAAGCTCCCTGGCTCCTAACCGCCGCTCCAGTGACCCGAGCCTCAATGAGAAGTGGCAGGACCACCGGCGCTCTCTGGAGCTCAACATGGCAGTGGGGCCTGAAGGAGGGGGGAATCAGGATCAGGAGGTGCGGTCTAATGGAGTGGGGCCTTACCCAGACGGAGTGGACTCCGAGCTGGACGACAGCCCGCAGCCCCGGGGCTCACACGCTGAGCTTGGACAGGGAGCCTCTGCGAACCCAGCAACAACAGGAGACAACGCAGAGGAGGCTGAGCTCTCAGTGGCAGTGGGCGTGGCCGAGGGCCAAATGGAGAACATTCTTCAGGAAGCCACAAAGGAGGAGGCGGGAGTGgatcagagagagggaagtgcTGCTGTCACCCGTGTCATTAATGCTGCTGACACAGAGGTGGAGAGCGAATCAAAAGCTGAGGACGAGGACGAGTGTGCTAAGGTCAACGGGACTGAGATGCAGAGTGAAGCATTTGCTAATGGTCTCCGTCCAGAAAACGGCTTAATGGAGCCTGAGGAGGAAGGTGAGTCTGTTCCTCTgcccacacagacagcagaggagctggATCGGCAGGCGGCTGAGGTGACTCAGACACCAGAGGATCTGGTGAAGCAGGACGGTGAAAACTCGCCTGTACCACCGGAGGCTGCACATGGACCCAATGAGTGTGGCTCAGGTGGGCCAGAGCAGCCTGCAGCCCACAGAACTATAACTAATGGCTTTGTGGACAGGTCACCTGAAGAGCCAGGTGTGGATGAGGAGACCTGCCCTGACTCTGAATCTGACCGCGGTGTCTCTGAGCCGGTGGAGCAGGTGGATAAGAGGGCCTCGCTGATGGAAAGCTCCACAGAGACTTTAACTGAAGAGGCCTGCAGCAGGTTGGAGCTCCCAGCACAGCCGCCTGTTTGTCTGAGCCGTCAGCCCTGCAGTGACGGCAGGAGCCAGCCGCCCTGCTCCAGGAAAGAGAAAGGGCTAGAGGCAGGCGAGCACGGCTTTATCAGAACTTTAAACGGGGGCACCAAGCGACCCTCTGTCAGTGCCTTTCAGTCTATGAGTGCTGACCTCAACAGGGACGGGCTTTGTAACGGCGACGTTTCTGACGGGGAGCCCTGCGGAGGTCCCCACTGGGCCAAAGGGAATGGGGAGCGGGTCCCTCTGAGTCGACAGATGTCCCTAGCAAGTTGTAACTCCCTGATCCTCCATCCTCGGGGCAGTTGCTCCCAGCACCGCTGGTGTCACGCCCCGCTGGGCCGGGCCGCCATCAGCCCAGAGCAGCCGTCACGCAGTCACCTGGACGACGACGGGCTGACGCTGCACACCGATGCCATCCAGCAGAGGCTGAGGCAGATCGAAGCCGGACACCAGATGGAGGTGGAGACTCTGAAGAAGCAGGTGCAGGAGCTGTGGAGCCGCCTGGAGAATCAGCAGCACACTGGCTCCCACAGGATCAACGGAGACATGGGAGACGAAGTG ACCTCAATGACAGACTCGGAATACAACCTGGACCCCAACTGTTTGTCTCGCTGCAGCACAGAGCTCTTCTCAGAGGCCAGCTGGGAGCAGGTGGACAAGCAGGACACTGAG GTGACCCGCTGGTACCCCGACCATTTGGCAGCCCAGTGTTACGGCTGTGAGAGCAGGTTCTGGCTCGCCACCAGGAGGCATCACTGCAG TGGCAGGGAGCCTGTCCAGGAGGTCTG GAACTGCGGTAACGTGTTCTGCGCCAGCTGTTGCGACCAGAAGATCCCAGTGCCAagccagcagctgtttgagcCCAGCCGCGTCTGTAAGACCTGCTACAGCAGCCTCCAGCTCAGCTCGGTGCCCCTGGACCTGGAGCTGGAGAAACCCATCACAGCCAGCTCCAACTGA